Proteins encoded in a region of the Amyelois transitella isolate CPQ chromosome 9, ilAmyTran1.1, whole genome shotgun sequence genome:
- the LOC106143223 gene encoding inhibitor of growth protein 1-like, which translates to MRTAARTEPVKTTRHVCGRCGMSYKEYKQLVEHLYWRHGTESAACKQCRQRKWDFAPHRCHVLPYDDANIESDMPQAVLRQSPSRYEFCYCGVDIEDSAMIGCDGAQCALKWYHFQCVGIVDPPDGEWFCPQCISQRTEPLQQQRIRQLDEKPSKRRKRDVTSFRAV; encoded by the exons ATGAGAACTGCAGCAAGGACTGAACCTGTAAAAACCACGAGACACGTGTGCGGCCGTTGTGGTATGTCGTACAAGGAGTACAAACAGCTGGTGGAGCACCTGTACTGGCGGCACGGGACGGAGAGTGCCGCGTGCAAGCAGTGCCGCCAGCGGAAATGGGACTTCGCTCCCCACCGTTGTCATGTGCTCCCTTATGACGATGCGAACATTGAGTCTGATATGCCTCAAGCAGTCTTGAGGCAGAGTCCCAGTAGATACGAATTCTGCTACTGTGGTGTGGACATAGAGGACTCCGCCATGATCGGATGCGACGGGGCACAGTGCGCGCTGAAGTGGTACCACTTCCAGTGCGTGGGCATTGTGGACCCCCCGGATGGCGAGTGGTTCTGTCCACAGTGCATTTCGCAG agaACTGAACCTCTACAACAACAGCGAATAAGACAACTCGACGAAAAACCTTCAAAGAGGCGGAAGCGAGATGTGACGTCTTTTAGGGCGGTATAA